Proteins from a genomic interval of candidate division WOR-3 bacterium:
- a CDS encoding histone deacetylase, producing the protein MRFVYSDRYHFNIGVHVFPTDKYKMVKESLLAKGLVQEGDFFEPPEPVIDDIRLVHTKDYLDDLLNLRWTSRTVRSELPLTWEIVFGFLLHSSGTILASRFALEDKIAMHIGGGFHHAFADRAEGFCYINDIAVAIRKLQSEGKVERVAVIDCDLHQGNGTARIFQDDPRVFTFSIHQEHLYPIKERSSWDIGLDDDAGDEEYLRHIQEAVPRIIEEHKPELVIYVAGADPYMNDKLGTLRLTKRGLALRDRMVISNCYKAGIPVVPVLAGGYALNTEDTVEIHVNTARECLRALGQLPPKAAEENNINNNQNRNEKTEK; encoded by the coding sequence ATGAGATTTGTATATTCCGACCGGTATCATTTCAATATCGGCGTTCATGTCTTTCCGACCGACAAGTATAAGATGGTGAAGGAGTCGCTGCTTGCCAAGGGGCTGGTACAGGAGGGCGATTTTTTTGAGCCGCCAGAGCCGGTGATTGATGACATCAGGCTGGTGCATACCAAGGATTATCTTGACGACCTCTTGAACCTGCGCTGGACATCAAGAACGGTCCGCTCTGAATTGCCCCTGACCTGGGAGATTGTGTTCGGGTTTCTCCTGCACAGTTCGGGTACAATCCTTGCCAGCCGTTTTGCCCTTGAGGATAAGATTGCGATGCACATCGGTGGCGGGTTCCATCATGCCTTTGCTGACCGGGCTGAGGGGTTCTGCTATATCAACGACATTGCGGTGGCAATCAGAAAACTGCAGTCTGAGGGCAAGGTTGAGCGGGTGGCGGTAATTGACTGCGACCTGCATCAGGGCAATGGCACCGCGCGGATATTTCAGGATGACCCCAGGGTCTTTACCTTTTCCATCCATCAGGAGCATCTGTATCCGATAAAGGAGCGCTCAAGTTGGGACATCGGGCTTGATGATGACGCCGGTGATGAGGAGTATCTGAGGCACATCCAGGAGGCGGTGCCCAGGATTATTGAGGAGCACAAGCCGGAGCTGGTGATATATGTTGCTGGTGCGGACCCTTATATGAACGACAAGTTGGGGACATTGCGTCTGACCAAAAGGGGGCTGGCATTGCGGGACAGGATGGTGATAAGCAACTGCTATAAGGCAGGGATTCCGGTTGTGCCGGTCTTGGCAGGCGGCTATGCCCTGAACACCGAGGATACGGTTGAGATTCATGTCAATACCGCGCGGGAGTGCCTGCGCGCACTCGGACAGTTGCCGCCAAAGGCAGCAGAGGAAAATAACATTAATAACAACCAGAACAGGAACGAAAAAACAGAGAAGTAA